TGCTTCTCTGAACTGTATTGTACCTCAGGTCCCCAAGGTAGGATAGTTCCGGCAGGGATGTAAAGGGGCATGATGTCGGCAGGAGTCATTCGCTTGATGTTCTGACCGCCTTTGTTAGCCTCACCTGTCCAGAAGTCGTACCACAGCGAATCCTCTGTTGGCAGGTAAATGTTGCGACTGGCTGATTGCTCAGTAACCACCGGTGCCACAAGGAAGGCATGTCCTAACATGTACTGATCTTTTACGTCACAGCATTGGGCATCGTCCTCAAAAGCTACAGGCATTGACATCATAAATGTTTCGCCGTTGTTCACCACCTGATGGGCGGTGCTGTAGAGATAAGGGAGCAGACGGTAGCGCAGGCGGATGTAGCGAAGGATATTGTTGTAGTCGCCTTGTGCATCGTCCTTTGCACCAAACTGCCATATCTCGCGTGGAGTCTGGTCGCCGTGGAAACGCATCATCGGACAGAAGGCTGAGAACTGTGTCCAGCGGGTGTAGAGGTGACGCCATGCGGCATTGTTCACACCACCGTTATAGCTGCCAATGAAGAAAGCACCTGTATCACTGTTCCAATAGGGCAGACCTGATACTGATAGGTTGCAAGCGGCAGGAATCTGTCGGGCCAGTGTTTCCCAGCTTGAAGTGATATCGGCACTCCAAATAAATGCACCAGTACGTTGCATGCCGAGGAAGGCTGAACGAGTGAGGATGCTTACACGCTTGTTGCTGAGCTCTGTCTGATTCAAATGATGATCGTACACACCCTCTACATGAGCCAAGGGGAAAGCATTGCGAAGTGAACGGAATGTGCGTCCGTCCAAATCAGTCACATAGTCGTAGTCGGTGGTCTTATTGCTGAAGTCGTCGGGCTCTGACGAATCAAGCCACAAGGCATCGATGTCTTTGTTCATCAGTCCGTTGTACAGATAATTCCAGAAACGGTCACGCGTGTTCTTGCTATACACGTCATACGGTCTCGTGGCCTGTCCTGTAGGATAACTCTGAATAGGAATCAGTCGGCCAGCATCTCCGAACTCCTTGTACTGTTTGGTGTCAGGACCGAAGTTGGCCCATACACTGATCATCAGTTTGGCATTCATCTGATGCACCTCATCTATCATACGCTGGTATTCGCTGTAGTTGGGATTCAGAAACTCCATGGCGTTCCACATGTTGTCGCCGCCCCAGTACTGCCAGTCCTGTACCACACAGTCCAGTGGTACCTGTTCTTCGCGATAGCGCTTTACCACGTTGATTACCTCCTGGGCACTCATATAGCGCTGTTTGCTCTGATAAAGACCGAAGTTCCATAATGGAGGCAACTGAGTTTCGCCTGTTAGGTGGCGCAATGAGCGCAGCACATCGGCCGAGCCATTGCCCACCAATACGTAGTAATCGATTGCGTCGCCTGTCGATTTTAGTGTAGTGGCATCCTGATTATCTGAAAATTGTGTTGGTGAGTAATTATCCCAGTAGAAACCGTAGCGGCGTGATGAGTAGAAATAGGGGATGTAAATACTACGGTTGTCCTGAATCATGGACAGTTGGGTGCCGCGCATATTCAGTTGTCCGTTCTGAATTTGGCCCAGTCCGTATATCTGTTCGTCATCGGCCAGGCGGAACGTCTGTACCAGTTCAAAACTGTCGTTCGGTCCATCCTTTGTTGGCTTGATGATGGTAGCAGTCTCAGTCAGCAGTTGCTGGCCGTTCGTACGATAGATGCATACCAGTCCCTCACGCAGATTGTACTCTACACGGGCTTTCAGACTGTTTACTACAACCTTACCGTCTTGCTCTTTAATATCCAACTGAACATTAGCATCATAATCGGCCTTAACAACCAGACTCTGGGGAACTACTACATTGTCGAGCCACTTGCTGACACGTACCACAGAATCGTTCACGAAGCAAATGCGCACTGATTGATTGTCAAGCAGTGCTGTAATGCCATCCCCGTTCTTTACATAAGAGAACGCACGCGTAGCGCGTATATAGTTGTCGAGTGCCTGTTGCAAGGCTTTCATCTCAGTAGCGGCATCGCCCAAGTTGTTGATGCTTAGCGTCCCGGCAATCGTTTTTGCATGGGTAATAGCCGTTTTCAGTTCGTTCTGTACAGACTCCGTGCCAGCGCGCTGGGTGAGCGCCTCTTCTGCTTCTTTGATAAGGGCGTTAAGTTCTGCCACAGCTTTGCCCACTAATGCCTCGTCTGTCAGTCCTAATGTGGTCTTCACGGCAGGGTATTTAGTAGCGATGGCCACATCGCTGTAGTAACCCACATCGCTGATGGTTCCGCTATTGCCGGTGGCTGTCAGTCCCATAGCCAGTATGAATCCGGTTCCCTCACTCTTCAGAACCATCTGTTCGGCTCCAGTGTTGAACCCCGCAAAGAGCGGTTCCTGTCCGCGAATGTTCCAAATGAATATCTGCTTGCCATTATCGCTGACCACGAAGTCGGCTGGTACCTGCGATCCGCGATTCCATCCGTTGATCCACCACACGTAGCTATCGGCAGTTCCTGTTTTGAGTCCTGAACCCACCACGGTGAACCATTTGTCGTCGCTGGTGATGAAATACTTGTTGTCGCACTCGCTGCCCATTTTGAAAGCCACGTTGTTCTGACCACTGGCTTTCACAGTGAACGTCTCATCCGTGTAACTGAACACAGACTGAGGAGCTCGGTTGTTGTCGGTTGAGGTGTACTCGTTTGGATGGAACTCATAATGAGTTTGAGCCATCACGGTGCTGCCGGCCCACATGGTGAAGGTCAACAGGCATGTTTTAAGAAAAATAGTTGTTTTCATTGATGGTGTTGTTATCGGTTGGTTAAACATTCCGACTGCAAAATTAGCCGAAATGCCCCGTTCCATCGCAACACAAATGTTGATTCAGATAGTAGAAATGATGAATTCAACGCCTATTATAGGCCTGTTCAACAAATGTTATCCTTTGTAGTCAGATGGTTTGCATCCGTATTCTTTTTGGAAACATTTGCTAAAATAGCTGGTCGAACCGAATCCCGTTTGCTCGGCAATCTCAGTGATACTTTTGTCGCCGGTTAGAATCATGTCGGCTGCGTGTTTTAGGCGTATGTTGCGAATGAATGATACGGGCGATTGCTGGGTGAGTGCCGTCAGTTTCCTGTACAATCCTGTTCGCTCCATGCAAAGGTCGGCAGCCAGTTGTTCCACTCCATAGTTTGGCTTTGACAGATGTTGTTCCACCAATAGCGTAGCCCTTTCAATAAATTCGTTCTCTTGTGGTGAAGGTTCATTGTCGGCATGATGCTCAATGGTCTGCCCTGCGGAATCTTCGCTCGTGGCAATCCGAACCTGTTTGCGTCTGGTTCTGATCACTATCGTCATCAATCCTATACCAATCACAATGAGGAGTAGGCCTGTCTTTGTCCATATAGAGTTCCACCAGGTTTGTTCTGTCTCAGTATCAGGTTGGGCGAATGGGGCCTTTTCATCGTCGGTCGGATTGTCGAACATGCCGCTCTGAGGCGAACTGTATAGCAGACCGTCGTGATACGTGCCCAGCCATATTCCGCCTTCGCGGTCCTGGTAGATGGTGTTCGCTCCTGTTGAAATGGTCGAGCCGTCGGGCAGCGTCAGGGTTGTGATCAACTCCCATTCGTTGTTGCTCAGGTTCATTCGCAGATATCCCTCGGCGGTAGAAATATAGGCTATGTCGTTTGGAGTAACGATGAGAGTGTGCAGGTAGAAATCAGTTTTCAACAGCGTCTTCCACTGGTTGCCGGCAGGGTCGAAACAAAGGAAGATGGATTTTCCGTTGCCTCCTGTCCTTACCTGATAGAAACGGTCTTTTGAATGCTGTACTGTCGAAGTGTTTGCATATTGTGAAATGTAGTTGCCCTCATAGGCTGCTACCTGCATCAATTTTTTGTCCTCTTTCAAACCGTACACGATTACTTGCCCGTTGTTGAAGAAGGCATAGAGACGGTCTTTCCACACATCAATGTTCTGGACTATACTCTTGTCCTTGGGCAGTTCGAGGCGATGTTTTCCGCAGTATAGTATTCTTTCTTTTAGTGTCCATAGCCTTCCAGTTGAATCATAGAAAAAGTCATCGGCCCCATGAGGTATTACAGACTTGATGTGTTTCCTTCGGTTCAAGTCGTAGCAGGCCACTCGTTGCCAGTCTTTCACCCATAGACGGTCCAGACTGTCCACTATCAAGTTGGTGGCTCCGTAGTATCCAGGTAGCTGCTGCCAGTGCTCTTCCGTTCTTTTGATGTGTTCAAAACGCCCGCCATTATAAATATCTATGGTGTGTTTTGTCACAATCAGCATACGGCCGTCAGCCAACTGCGTCATCTGCAGTACGGTGTCGTTGGCCAATCCCTGTTTCTGGCCCAACAGACAGAAAGTGTTTTCTGAGGCCATTCCAGTTACCGTTGCCAACAGCAGCACGAGGGTGATCCATATCCTATGATTTGTGAATGCCAGGTTCATAGTTATTGTTTTGCGTGCAAAGATATGCATTTTTTCTGAATGTCATCATTTTTTGTCAGCTAAAAAAGAATATTTGTCGTTCCGGGCATCAATAGTAAAAACGGTTGTCGAATTCTTTCAAAGAAATTCGACAACCGTTTTCTAATGGATCAACTTAAACATTTCTGTGCTTATTTGAGATGTCGCATCACCTTCCTGAAGTAACTGTCTGTACTTTTAGTAGAGTAGCATGGACCTCCATTCCATGAGCGAATAGCTCTTTCTACGTTGTTTGTTTTGTTGTGGTGCGACTGAATCAGAAGGAACATCTCTTTTGATTTTTCAATGCTGTATCGGTCGTTCAGTGAGAATCGTTTGTCACTCTTGCGTTTATCTAATATCTTGTTGCATTCCTTCACGAGGATGGGAGTGATTTGCATAGCGCCTACTGAGTTGCCACTCACAGCGTTCGGATTTCCTTCGCTTTCAACTTTAATAATGGCCTCCATAATGGGAGTCCAGTCGAATTGTTCTTTTTCTGAGTCCTGATAATTTTCATTATTACTATCAATTGGAGCCGAGGCCGCCAATGGAATACTTACTATGAAGGTTAGGCTCAGAAAAGCAATCTTCACAATGTTATTCATCATATTTATATTGGTGTTCTCGTCACGAGAAGTAGTTTATCCGCTGATTTCAAGTGCAAAGATAAGTAAAAATCAAATACTGAACAAGAAATAAATGTTAAAACTTTAAGGTGACAGCCATTTCATTAACTTTAATCAAGCAAATAAACCCATTTTTTGAAAGATTTTTTGATAGTAATTTGCTTTTATTTATTACATTTGCAGGGACATATGAAAAGACTCATCACCATACTTGGACCAACTGCCAGCGGAAAGACTCCTTTGGCTGCTTCATTGGCGCGTAGAGTAGGGGGAGAAATACTCTCGGCCGACTCGCGGCAAGTGTACCGTAGGATGGATATAGGGACGGGTAAGGATCTGAGCGACTATGCAGGGGTGCCATATCATTTGATAGATATTTGTGAACCCGGTACCAAATACAATCTTTTCCAGTATCAGCAGGATTTTTTCGATGCCTATCAGCAGATAGAGAGCCGGGGTGCCGTGCCTATCCTTTGTGGTGGAACAGGACTGTATATTGAGGCTGTGTTGAAGGGATACAAACTCTCGCCTGTGCCACAGAACCAGCCTTTGCGTGACAGGTTGGAAGGAAAGTCGCTCGCTGAACTTACCCGAATGCTGGAGGAACTGAAAGCCAAAAACGGCTCTAATATGCACAACAAAACCGATGTCGACTCCTGTCAGCGTGCTATTCGTGCCATT
The sequence above is a segment of the Prevotella sp. E9-3 genome. Coding sequences within it:
- a CDS encoding TIM-barrel domain-containing protein: MKTTIFLKTCLLTFTMWAGSTVMAQTHYEFHPNEYTSTDNNRAPQSVFSYTDETFTVKASGQNNVAFKMGSECDNKYFITSDDKWFTVVGSGLKTGTADSYVWWINGWNRGSQVPADFVVSDNGKQIFIWNIRGQEPLFAGFNTGAEQMVLKSEGTGFILAMGLTATGNSGTISDVGYYSDVAIATKYPAVKTTLGLTDEALVGKAVAELNALIKEAEEALTQRAGTESVQNELKTAITHAKTIAGTLSINNLGDAATEMKALQQALDNYIRATRAFSYVKNGDGITALLDNQSVRICFVNDSVVRVSKWLDNVVVPQSLVVKADYDANVQLDIKEQDGKVVVNSLKARVEYNLREGLVCIYRTNGQQLLTETATIIKPTKDGPNDSFELVQTFRLADDEQIYGLGQIQNGQLNMRGTQLSMIQDNRSIYIPYFYSSRRYGFYWDNYSPTQFSDNQDATTLKSTGDAIDYYVLVGNGSADVLRSLRHLTGETQLPPLWNFGLYQSKQRYMSAQEVINVVKRYREEQVPLDCVVQDWQYWGGDNMWNAMEFLNPNYSEYQRMIDEVHQMNAKLMISVWANFGPDTKQYKEFGDAGRLIPIQSYPTGQATRPYDVYSKNTRDRFWNYLYNGLMNKDIDALWLDSSEPDDFSNKTTDYDYVTDLDGRTFRSLRNAFPLAHVEGVYDHHLNQTELSNKRVSILTRSAFLGMQRTGAFIWSADITSSWETLARQIPAACNLSVSGLPYWNSDTGAFFIGSYNGGVNNAAWRHLYTRWTQFSAFCPMMRFHGDQTPREIWQFGAKDDAQGDYNNILRYIRLRYRLLPYLYSTAHQVVNNGETFMMSMPVAFEDDAQCCDVKDQYMLGHAFLVAPVVTEQSASRNIYLPTEDSLWYDFWTGEANKGGQNIKRMTPADIMPLYIPAGTILPWGPEVQYSSEKQWDNLEIRVYPGANGSFTLYEDALDGYGYKEGEYTEIPFTWDEKSQTLTIGERKGAFPGMLQQRTFRIVRVCTEKGFGDGESTAFDATINYDGTQQKVQLKGRIKTTAMIDVTNQYITNPSFEADGRTLTQQAPTGWTVNSNTTWWGVNQGGGNGDPAATDGQFIFGVWDGSTTLKPVISQTISSLPEGTYRLTVDMQASNRSTTTLRLGKQCLFAGEKEVLFRDQLPTAGVSDTYPMQPLVLDFEILEPQSLNIGVSTCDAPTETWFKIDNFRLYKCAEEEATTTSIREYSSKPHMSQNTIYDITGRKLSAHAARPGLYIIDGRKEVLK
- a CDS encoding helix-turn-helix domain-containing protein; the encoded protein is MNLAFTNHRIWITLVLLLATVTGMASENTFCLLGQKQGLANDTVLQMTQLADGRMLIVTKHTIDIYNGGRFEHIKRTEEHWQQLPGYYGATNLIVDSLDRLWVKDWQRVACYDLNRRKHIKSVIPHGADDFFYDSTGRLWTLKERILYCGKHRLELPKDKSIVQNIDVWKDRLYAFFNNGQVIVYGLKEDKKLMQVAAYEGNYISQYANTSTVQHSKDRFYQVRTGGNGKSIFLCFDPAGNQWKTLLKTDFYLHTLIVTPNDIAYISTAEGYLRMNLSNNEWELITTLTLPDGSTISTGANTIYQDREGGIWLGTYHDGLLYSSPQSGMFDNPTDDEKAPFAQPDTETEQTWWNSIWTKTGLLLIVIGIGLMTIVIRTRRKQVRIATSEDSAGQTIEHHADNEPSPQENEFIERATLLVEQHLSKPNYGVEQLAADLCMERTGLYRKLTALTQQSPVSFIRNIRLKHAADMILTGDKSITEIAEQTGFGSTSYFSKCFQKEYGCKPSDYKG
- a CDS encoding transglycosylase SLT domain-containing protein, whose amino-acid sequence is MNNIVKIAFLSLTFIVSIPLAASAPIDSNNENYQDSEKEQFDWTPIMEAIIKVESEGNPNAVSGNSVGAMQITPILVKECNKILDKRKSDKRFSLNDRYSIEKSKEMFLLIQSHHNKTNNVERAIRSWNGGPCYSTKSTDSYFRKVMRHLK
- the miaA gene encoding tRNA (adenosine(37)-N6)-dimethylallyltransferase MiaA, which translates into the protein MKRLITILGPTASGKTPLAASLARRVGGEILSADSRQVYRRMDIGTGKDLSDYAGVPYHLIDICEPGTKYNLFQYQQDFFDAYQQIESRGAVPILCGGTGLYIEAVLKGYKLSPVPQNQPLRDRLEGKSLAELTRMLEELKAKNGSNMHNKTDVDSCQRAIRAIEIETYNLENPMPCRELPPIDSLIIGVNIDRELRREKITHRLKARLEEGMVDEVRGLLDSGIPADDLIYYGLEYKFVTEYIVGRLSYDEMFRQLEIAIHQFAKRQMTWFRGMERRGFTINWIDATLPMEEKVEKILALLNM